The following proteins are encoded in a genomic region of Streptococcus constellatus subsp. constellatus:
- a CDS encoding 16S rRNA (uracil(1498)-N(3))-methyltransferase encodes MQQYFIKGVVQSPLTVRDKDTVKHMFSVMRLVEDDEVVLVFEDGIKRLARVADRERHVLNLVEDLPDNAELPIHVTIASGFPKGDKLEWVAQKTTELGAAAIWAFPADWSVAKWDGKKLAKKADKLETIVLGAAEQSKRNWVPEVRLFEKKIDFLDCLSQFDRVIVAYEESAKEGESAALVKAVTELKKGSRILFIFGPEGGLSPAEIATLEEVGAILIGLGPRILRTETAPLYALSAVSVLTELLQ; translated from the coding sequence ATGCAGCAGTATTTTATCAAGGGAGTCGTCCAATCCCCACTGACTGTGAGGGACAAGGATACAGTGAAGCATATGTTTTCTGTTATGCGTTTGGTAGAAGATGATGAGGTAGTACTGGTTTTTGAGGATGGTATTAAACGCCTAGCAAGAGTTGCAGATAGAGAGCGCCATGTGCTGAATCTGGTAGAAGATTTACCAGACAACGCGGAGCTGCCGATTCATGTGACGATTGCTTCTGGCTTTCCCAAAGGAGACAAGCTGGAATGGGTAGCTCAGAAAACGACGGAACTGGGGGCAGCTGCTATCTGGGCCTTTCCGGCCGACTGGTCTGTTGCCAAGTGGGACGGTAAGAAACTTGCTAAAAAAGCAGACAAACTAGAGACGATTGTTTTGGGAGCGGCAGAGCAGAGCAAACGCAATTGGGTACCAGAAGTTCGACTTTTCGAGAAGAAAATTGATTTTTTAGATTGTTTGAGCCAGTTTGACCGTGTTATTGTAGCTTATGAGGAATCTGCTAAAGAGGGAGAGTCTGCTGCTTTGGTCAAGGCTGTGACAGAACTCAAAAAAGGAAGTCGGATTTTATTTATTTTTGGTCCAGAAGGTGGCCTGTCTCCAGCAGAAATTGCTACATTGGAAGAGGTAGGAGCTATACTTATAGGGCTAGGCCCACGTATCCTGCGGACAGAAACAGCTCCGCTTTACGCACTCAGTGCAGTCAGTGTACTGACAGAGCTACTGCAATAG
- the prmA gene encoding 50S ribosomal protein L11 methyltransferase: MDTWQELTIEVKREAEEAASNILIELGSQGVAIDDSADYLGQVDQYGELFPEVEQSERVKITGYYPDSVDIEAVAAKANERLAELDDFGLETGDIQLTRQELAEEDWADNWKKYFEPARITHDLTIVPSWTDYEATAGEKIIKLDPGMAFGTGTHPTTKMSLFALEQVLRGGETVLDVGTGSGVLSIASSLLGAKKIYAYDLDEIAVRVAQENIELNANMENIQVATGDLLRGVDIKANVIVANILADILVNLTDDAYRLLKNEGYLIMSGIISEKWEMVRESAEAAGFFMETHMIQGEWNACVFKKTQDISGVIGG; the protein is encoded by the coding sequence ATGGACACTTGGCAGGAATTAACGATTGAAGTGAAGCGGGAGGCGGAAGAAGCAGCCTCTAATATTCTGATTGAGCTGGGCAGTCAGGGCGTGGCTATTGATGACAGCGCAGATTATCTGGGGCAGGTCGACCAGTATGGTGAGCTTTTTCCAGAAGTTGAGCAGAGCGAGCGGGTCAAGATTACTGGCTACTACCCAGATTCGGTGGATATAGAGGCTGTTGCAGCCAAGGCCAATGAGCGACTGGCTGAGCTAGATGACTTCGGATTAGAGACGGGAGATATTCAGCTGACTCGGCAGGAACTGGCTGAGGAAGACTGGGCGGACAATTGGAAAAAATATTTTGAACCAGCTCGAATTACCCATGACTTGACCATTGTGCCGTCTTGGACGGATTATGAGGCGACAGCTGGTGAGAAGATCATCAAGCTGGACCCCGGCATGGCCTTCGGTACAGGCACTCACCCGACGACCAAGATGAGTCTCTTTGCCTTAGAACAAGTACTACGAGGTGGTGAGACGGTGCTGGATGTAGGGACAGGTAGTGGAGTCCTTTCTATAGCAAGCTCACTCTTGGGTGCAAAAAAGATTTATGCGTATGATTTAGACGAAATAGCTGTACGTGTGGCGCAGGAGAATATTGAACTGAATGCAAATATGGAGAATATTCAGGTAGCTACTGGCGATCTCTTGCGGGGTGTGGATATTAAAGCGAATGTCATTGTAGCCAATATTTTAGCGGATATTCTGGTAAATCTAACTGATGATGCATACCGCTTGCTCAAGAATGAAGGCTATCTGATTATGAGTGGGATTATTTCTGAGAAGTGGGAAATGGTGCGCGAGTCAGCGGAAGCGGCAGGATTTTTCATGGAAACACATATGATTCAGGGCGAATGGAATGCTTGTGTATTTAAGAAAACACAGGATATTTCCGGCGTGATAGGAGGCTAA
- a CDS encoding GNAT family N-acetyltransferase yields MIHIERAGAEDLETIIAIQRASFKAVYEKYQDQYDPYLEERERIRWKLVERPNSFYYFVKDDEKILGFIRLNTNDEQTAGWIGTVAILPEHQNKGYGSEGLGLIEETFSTIMKWDLCTVFQDKGMVAFYEKNGYHQTHTEPEKEGMDMVYMTKTMK; encoded by the coding sequence ATGATTCATATTGAGCGGGCAGGAGCTGAGGATTTAGAGACTATTATTGCCATTCAGCGAGCTAGTTTTAAGGCGGTTTATGAGAAATATCAGGATCAATACGACCCCTATCTGGAGGAGCGAGAGCGGATTCGCTGGAAGCTGGTCGAGCGGCCCAATAGTTTTTATTATTTTGTCAAAGACGATGAGAAGATTCTGGGCTTTATTCGCTTGAATACAAATGATGAACAGACAGCAGGCTGGATTGGGACAGTGGCGATTTTGCCAGAGCACCAGAATAAAGGATATGGCTCTGAGGGGCTTGGTCTGATAGAGGAGACGTTCTCTACCATTATGAAATGGGATTTGTGTACGGTTTTCCAGGATAAAGGCATGGTGGCTTTTTATGAGAAAAACGGCTATCATCAGACCCATACGGAGCCCGAAAAAGAGGGCATGGATATGGTCTATATGACGAAGACAATGAAATAA
- a CDS encoding NUDIX hydrolase, translated as MENAEGLDLLQKQMEFSGCKIALICDDKLLTILRDDIPTIPWPNMWELPGGGREGEETPFECVQREVLEELGLKLEEADILWVKEYQGMLDPDKTSIFMVGTITQEECASIVFGDEGQAYQMMDVSRFLSDKKVIPQLQDRLRDYLEVRA; from the coding sequence ATGGAAAATGCAGAAGGACTAGATTTACTGCAAAAACAGATGGAATTTTCTGGCTGCAAGATTGCCTTGATATGTGATGATAAGCTGCTGACTATCTTGCGAGACGATATTCCAACCATTCCTTGGCCCAATATGTGGGAGTTGCCGGGCGGTGGCCGCGAGGGTGAGGAGACTCCTTTTGAATGTGTCCAAAGAGAAGTTTTAGAAGAGCTTGGTTTGAAGCTTGAAGAAGCGGATATTCTCTGGGTTAAGGAATATCAAGGAATGCTTGATCCTGACAAAACCTCTATTTTTATGGTGGGAACCATCACTCAGGAAGAATGTGCCAGCATCGTCTTTGGCGATGAGGGACAGGCTTATCAGATGATGGATGTGAGCCGGTTCTTATCAGATAAAAAGGTTATTCCGCAGCTGCAGGACAGGTTGAGAGATTATTTGGAGGTACGAGCATGA
- a CDS encoding DUF3013 family protein, translating to MVKYGFLDILNEEMRQCFPFDYEINWDKKNHAVEVSFLLEVQNANGIELLDVDGESSTEDIFFEESVLFYNPAKSHFETEDYLTVVPYEPKKGLSREFLTYFVDFLKQTAEEGLDALMDFLANPAAEEFEIVWNNKAFEKARADLTETEFYSYPRY from the coding sequence ATGGTTAAATATGGATTTTTGGATATATTAAATGAAGAAATGAGGCAATGCTTTCCATTTGACTATGAGATAAACTGGGATAAGAAGAATCATGCCGTAGAAGTGTCCTTTCTCTTAGAAGTACAAAATGCAAATGGCATCGAACTGTTAGATGTGGATGGAGAAAGTAGCACAGAAGATATTTTCTTTGAAGAAAGCGTTCTCTTTTATAATCCTGCTAAGTCTCACTTTGAAACAGAGGATTATCTAACAGTTGTTCCTTACGAGCCAAAAAAAGGTTTGTCTCGTGAATTCTTGACCTACTTTGTGGATTTTTTGAAGCAGACAGCCGAAGAGGGATTAGATGCTCTCATGGATTTTCTGGCAAATCCAGCGGCAGAGGAATTTGAAATTGTCTGGAATAATAAAGCTTTTGAAAAAGCCAGAGCAGATTTGACTGAGACAGAATTTTATTCATATCCGAGGTACTAG
- a CDS encoding replication-associated recombination protein A, translating to MPENLAIRMRPKNIDQVIGQKHLVGEGKIIRRMVEANRLSSMILYGPPGIGKTSIASAIAGTTKFAFRTFNATVDSKKRLQEIAEEAKFSGGLVLLLDEIHRLDKTKQDFLLPLLENGLIIMIGATTENPFFSVTPAIRSRVQIFELEPLTNDDIKQAIQTALADTERGFAFPVQLDDDALDFIATSTNGDLRSAFNSLDLAVLSTSADNSGVRHITLDIMENSLQKSYITMDKDGDGHYDVLSALQKSIRGSDVNASLHYAARLIEAGDLPSLARRLTVIAYEDIGLANPDAQIHTVTALEAAQKIGFPEARILIANIVIDLALSPKSNSAYVAIDKALSDLRQNGNLAIPRHLRDGHYAGSKELGNAQDYKYPHNYPGNWVQQNYLPEKIKNADYFTPNENGKYERALGMTKNKIDQLKNN from the coding sequence ATGCCAGAAAATTTAGCTATCCGCATGCGACCTAAAAATATTGATCAGGTCATCGGTCAGAAACATCTGGTCGGCGAAGGAAAAATTATTCGTCGCATGGTGGAAGCCAATCGTCTGTCTTCTATGATTCTCTACGGACCGCCCGGCATCGGTAAGACTTCCATTGCTTCTGCCATCGCTGGTACTACAAAATTTGCTTTTCGGACCTTTAATGCTACCGTTGATAGTAAGAAGCGTCTGCAAGAGATTGCAGAAGAAGCCAAGTTCTCTGGTGGTTTGGTGCTACTTTTAGATGAGATTCACCGCTTGGATAAGACAAAGCAGGACTTCCTCCTCCCTCTGTTAGAAAACGGTCTAATCATCATGATTGGTGCCACAACAGAAAATCCTTTTTTCTCCGTCACTCCCGCTATTCGCAGCCGGGTACAGATTTTCGAGCTGGAGCCTCTGACAAATGACGATATTAAACAAGCTATTCAAACAGCCTTGGCAGACACCGAACGAGGCTTTGCTTTTCCTGTCCAATTAGATGATGACGCACTGGACTTCATTGCCACTTCCACGAATGGAGATCTACGCTCAGCCTTTAATTCTCTAGATTTAGCAGTCCTCTCTACCTCAGCGGATAATTCAGGCGTTCGCCATATCACTCTGGATATTATGGAAAACAGCCTACAAAAGAGCTACATCACTATGGACAAGGACGGGGATGGTCACTATGACGTCCTGTCCGCCTTACAGAAGTCTATTCGGGGGTCTGATGTCAATGCCAGTCTCCATTATGCAGCTCGCTTGATTGAAGCTGGAGACCTTCCCAGCCTCGCACGACGCCTGACGGTCATTGCTTATGAAGACATTGGTTTGGCAAATCCCGATGCTCAGATTCATACAGTGACCGCACTTGAAGCCGCTCAAAAAATTGGGTTCCCAGAAGCTCGCATCCTCATTGCCAACATTGTCATTGACCTAGCACTTTCTCCTAAGTCCAACTCGGCCTACGTAGCCATAGACAAAGCACTCTCTGACTTGCGCCAGAACGGAAATCTCGCTATCCCTCGCCATCTACGAGATGGTCACTACGCTGGCAGTAAGGAGCTGGGAAATGCGCAGGATTACAAATATCCACATAACTATCCTGGTAATTGGGTACAGCAAAACTACCTTCCTGAAAAAATAAAAAATGCCGATTATTTCACTCCAAATGAAAATGGAAAGTACGAACGAGCCCTTGGCATGACTAAAAATAAGATTGATCAATTAAAAAATAACTAA